From a region of the Leptospira montravelensis genome:
- a CDS encoding helix-turn-helix transcriptional regulator produces the protein METRTVRILFLGFYVLSLLVWIAEEIFTLTNPPEYFDRFRIIIATVESFIALSSFLVVFILYKELKAEAVENVHAKSQIHDLKRTNRILKNPELGFWAEAKAQMEEWNLSEAETEIAILLLRGFSQKQIAAVRKKSLRTIENQTASIYEKSSMRGKLEFISYFLTPLLPEED, from the coding sequence ATGGAGACTCGCACGGTTAGAATTTTATTTTTAGGATTTTATGTTTTATCTCTCCTTGTTTGGATTGCAGAAGAAATTTTCACTCTGACAAATCCACCTGAGTATTTTGACCGGTTTCGAATTATCATTGCCACCGTTGAATCCTTCATTGCCCTCTCTTCGTTTCTTGTTGTTTTTATCCTTTATAAAGAACTGAAAGCGGAAGCTGTCGAAAACGTACATGCAAAGTCACAGATTCATGACTTAAAACGTACGAACCGAATCTTAAAAAATCCAGAACTTGGATTTTGGGCAGAGGCCAAAGCCCAAATGGAAGAATGGAATCTTTCGGAAGCAGAAACGGAAATCGCCATTCTTTTGCTCCGTGGATTTTCCCAAAAACAAATTGCTGCGGTTCGTAAAAAAAGCCTAAGAACCATAGAAAACCAAACCGCCTCCATATATGAAAAATCGTCTATGAGGGGAAAACTGGAATTTATTTCTTACTTTTTAACGCCCCTGCTCCCTGAGGAGGACTAA
- a CDS encoding Crp/Fnr family transcriptional regulator has protein sequence MGLKESLAKLSMINIKRGEVLFKEGVPSNGAMFFLFEGQLDIYKQIENKHVKLRSILPGEFFGEMAIINNSPRAASIVVVSETAKLGIINRTTFVQMSQESPEFLFLLLKKVIERLYETDGKIRAIKRKQDEDSVIAKMIPAQNADTIESGESTAAQDPFSENTTPVGE, from the coding sequence ATGGGACTTAAAGAATCACTCGCAAAACTTAGTATGATCAATATCAAACGAGGCGAAGTACTCTTTAAGGAAGGAGTACCTTCTAACGGGGCGATGTTTTTTTTGTTTGAAGGACAATTGGATATTTATAAACAAATCGAAAACAAACACGTTAAACTCAGAAGTATTTTACCTGGCGAATTTTTTGGGGAAATGGCAATTATCAATAATAGCCCTAGAGCCGCATCCATAGTTGTCGTTTCTGAAACCGCAAAATTAGGAATCATCAACCGAACCACTTTTGTTCAGATGAGCCAAGAAAGTCCCGAGTTTTTATTTTTATTACTAAAAAAGGTAATCGAAAGACTTTATGAAACGGATGGAAAAATTCGAGCCATCAAACGAAAACAAGACGAAGATTCCGTAATTGCAAAAATGATTCCTGCTCAAAATGCAGACACAATTGAAAGTGGTGAATCAACAGCAGCCCAAGATCCATTTTCTGAAAATACGACACCGGTTGGTGAATGA
- a CDS encoding Crp/Fnr family transcriptional regulator: MSIPKKENRINIFDFVNTVPTKTFKRGEIIVREGEPSNERMYFILSGTLSVGMGAPDQGNFHEVRKLSTGEFFGEIALISSHPRAMTVFIESDRAQLGILDKQNLIRIANSNPMFVYALLQTYVERLIEAEQKLKDLTETSDGT; this comes from the coding sequence ATGTCCATTCCTAAAAAAGAAAATCGAATCAACATTTTCGACTTCGTTAATACTGTCCCTACAAAGACATTTAAACGAGGCGAAATCATCGTAAGAGAAGGAGAACCGTCTAACGAAAGAATGTATTTCATATTAAGTGGAACTCTTTCTGTAGGTATGGGTGCTCCTGACCAAGGAAATTTTCATGAAGTGCGAAAACTATCCACTGGTGAATTCTTTGGTGAAATTGCATTAATCTCAAGCCATCCTCGAGCGATGACGGTTTTTATAGAATCAGACCGCGCACAACTTGGAATTCTGGACAAACAAAATTTGATACGAATCGCAAACTCCAATCCTATGTTTGTCTACGCATTGTTACAAACTTATGTAGAACGTTTGATAGAAGCCGAACAAAAACTAAAAGATCTAACGGAGACTAGTGATGGGACTTAA
- a CDS encoding peptidoglycan DD-metalloendopeptidase family protein produces the protein MKNKRILITPIFLLICTFPILSQTTLEERDKQRQSGLISTNQKKQEEILQKYNDFVNRVQSKFPGFKISSSPIDLKQADGIADHNAAPGSKDKKSKSLTAIASESFFLQLEPSNTIANRSNVKVKKGESLEVVMVLKQDVTEKKEGPHWVLVRTKSKQEGYVTQDLLSQTKPAVKSRNTDGLSLDLSSLSGRISEPTNNSYSESKKGKEMWVEASSLNMRGEPDVNAYVVARLPKGLKVKIESSTNSEDTIDGITSYWFQISSAYGNGWVFGGYLSSSEVVSYDVQPGDTNFPQENPDELKNGEKRYVRSTSLRMRDEPNDYGSVVTTIPGDEKIKIIDTKKEIETIGGVRSKWLYVSWNDEWEGWIFGGFVSKERGPLVDSDDISKYFQIPVDNDRYVSSNFGTRVDPVTGKVGAFHSGIDLPASIGTPIKAVSDGKVWRTITTSGGYGMLTILSHKNNIFTYYAHQNERQVKEGDSVRSGDIIGQVGNTGKSTGPHLHFEVRKGPDQQALDPDAYLPK, from the coding sequence ATGAAAAATAAGAGAATCTTAATTACGCCGATTTTTCTTTTGATCTGCACTTTCCCTATTCTTTCTCAAACCACTTTAGAGGAGAGGGACAAACAACGACAATCTGGTCTCATCTCTACAAACCAAAAGAAACAGGAAGAAATTTTACAAAAATACAATGACTTCGTAAATCGGGTGCAATCTAAATTTCCTGGATTCAAAATTTCATCATCACCTATTGATTTAAAACAAGCAGACGGGATCGCCGATCATAATGCCGCACCCGGTTCCAAAGATAAAAAATCTAAATCTCTCACTGCAATTGCTTCCGAAAGTTTTTTTCTCCAACTCGAACCATCGAATACAATCGCTAATCGTTCCAATGTAAAAGTCAAAAAGGGTGAATCATTAGAAGTCGTTATGGTTTTAAAACAAGATGTAACCGAAAAAAAAGAAGGTCCCCATTGGGTTTTGGTAAGAACCAAATCCAAACAAGAAGGTTATGTAACTCAAGATTTACTGTCCCAAACAAAACCTGCCGTTAAATCAAGAAACACGGACGGACTTTCCTTAGATTTGTCTTCGCTTTCTGGACGAATCTCTGAACCAACTAACAACAGTTATTCTGAAAGTAAAAAAGGAAAAGAAATGTGGGTCGAGGCAAGTTCTCTGAATATGAGAGGAGAACCGGATGTCAATGCCTATGTAGTTGCAAGGCTCCCCAAAGGCCTAAAAGTCAAAATCGAATCTTCTACAAACTCAGAAGATACCATCGATGGTATCACTTCGTATTGGTTTCAAATTTCGTCTGCATACGGAAATGGATGGGTGTTCGGTGGGTATCTTAGTTCATCCGAAGTTGTATCTTATGATGTCCAACCTGGAGATACTAACTTTCCCCAAGAAAATCCAGATGAATTAAAAAATGGGGAAAAACGATATGTTCGCTCCACGAGTTTAAGAATGCGAGATGAACCAAACGACTATGGTTCCGTTGTGACAACAATTCCAGGTGATGAAAAAATCAAAATCATCGATACAAAAAAAGAAATAGAAACCATCGGCGGTGTCAGGTCCAAGTGGTTATACGTTTCTTGGAATGATGAATGGGAAGGTTGGATCTTTGGAGGATTTGTATCTAAAGAACGAGGTCCACTTGTTGATAGTGACGATATTTCCAAATACTTTCAAATTCCAGTTGATAACGACCGTTATGTGTCATCCAACTTTGGAACACGAGTGGATCCAGTGACAGGTAAAGTCGGGGCGTTTCACTCAGGTATAGATTTACCAGCATCCATTGGTACTCCGATAAAAGCCGTGAGTGATGGAAAAGTTTGGAGAACCATAACAACTAGCGGTGGTTATGGGATGTTGACCATTCTAAGTCACAAAAATAATATTTTCACATACTATGCTCACCAAAATGAACGCCAAGTAAAAGAAGGTGACAGTGTCCGATCGGGCGACATCATTGGTCAGGTTGGAAATACCGGTAAATCCACCGGGCCACACTTACATTTTGAAGTTAGGAAAGGCCCTGACCAACAAGCATTGGATCCTGACGCCTATTTACCCAAATGA
- a CDS encoding ankyrin repeat domain-containing protein, with protein MKHNLITFSLILQFISFGTSFAQDIPQETTSISETAPDMVQILLKGNLKEFETAIANGGDINASDESGKSLLVLAVEKNKQKQFEILLNHGADLNKRDLSGKTLLHYVVTTRFTNQIKTIVEKGADLNAYDADGNTALHVAVLKSNLAVQKLLVESKADVNLRNNPRKSPLYLAFEKTKTDSINYLLQNGADINLPDLTGRTPVFVSIDQKNLKLLTLSLDSNGNPNSEDTKSIRPVVFAIEKGFTQGLEVLLNRGADVNAKTPEGESLLFFALEKKNLTAINLLLKKGLNVDSKNLSGKTLFELALQKNDLNLFKLVLDAGANPNQTLSTNKNPLEESIESSKWTIADILIQKKADLMTPNPSGYLPIHLASRKSGLKIVEALVKQNVPVDILNAKTNETSLSLALENKQLSIAKFLLSKKADPNQKSKDGVSLIFSTIERKDAEAFKLLVSSGADLQSLNEEGENLITVVCKLDIEKKEQKFADETIKLLVTKGLNPNTKNKRGLSALHIALNRNRIDTMSQLITLGADPNLTDNNGLTVLHKAIQKFLSSRDTTQLENYKKLVLFLVERRANLNQQDKLGKTILSELAIQFDPGKSDSILELARVFVLNGGDTKVEDKIGKSPLEYAEEKRIPELIEIYRGL; from the coding sequence ATGAAACATAATCTGATTACTTTTAGTTTAATTCTACAATTTATATCTTTCGGAACCAGTTTTGCACAAGATATCCCGCAAGAAACGACATCGATCTCAGAAACTGCCCCCGATATGGTGCAGATTCTCCTCAAAGGGAATTTAAAAGAATTTGAAACAGCCATTGCCAACGGTGGTGACATCAACGCCAGTGACGAATCAGGAAAATCGCTTTTAGTACTTGCGGTCGAAAAAAACAAACAAAAACAATTTGAAATCCTACTTAACCACGGTGCTGACCTCAACAAAAGGGACCTTTCCGGCAAAACATTGTTACATTATGTAGTTACAACTCGATTTACAAACCAAATCAAAACGATTGTGGAAAAAGGAGCAGACCTCAATGCCTATGATGCAGACGGTAATACGGCTCTTCACGTTGCTGTATTGAAGTCCAATCTCGCCGTACAAAAGTTACTTGTTGAAAGTAAAGCCGATGTAAATTTAAGAAACAATCCACGTAAGTCCCCGCTGTATTTAGCATTCGAAAAGACTAAGACAGATTCAATCAACTACCTGCTCCAAAACGGTGCTGATATAAACCTTCCTGACTTAACGGGTCGAACACCAGTGTTTGTCTCAATTGATCAAAAAAATTTAAAACTATTAACTCTAAGTTTAGATTCCAATGGTAACCCAAATTCAGAAGATACAAAATCCATTCGACCAGTAGTTTTTGCTATTGAAAAAGGATTTACTCAAGGATTGGAAGTTCTTTTGAACCGAGGTGCGGATGTAAATGCCAAAACTCCTGAAGGAGAATCATTATTATTTTTTGCACTAGAGAAGAAAAACTTAACAGCGATAAACCTATTATTAAAAAAAGGACTAAATGTAGACTCTAAAAATCTTAGTGGAAAAACTTTATTTGAACTCGCATTACAAAAAAACGATTTAAACTTATTCAAACTTGTTTTGGATGCAGGAGCGAATCCCAACCAAACACTTTCCACAAATAAAAATCCACTAGAGGAATCTATCGAATCTTCTAAGTGGACAATTGCCGATATTTTAATTCAGAAAAAAGCCGATCTAATGACACCGAATCCCTCTGGATATCTTCCCATTCATTTGGCATCCAGGAAATCTGGCCTTAAAATTGTCGAAGCATTGGTAAAACAGAATGTGCCAGTAGATATATTAAATGCTAAAACCAATGAAACTTCTCTTTCCTTGGCACTAGAAAATAAACAACTATCGATAGCAAAGTTTCTTTTATCAAAAAAAGCCGATCCGAACCAGAAATCAAAAGACGGAGTAAGTTTGATTTTTTCAACTATCGAAAGAAAAGATGCAGAAGCTTTTAAACTTTTGGTTTCTTCTGGGGCAGACCTTCAATCATTAAATGAAGAAGGAGAGAATTTAATCACAGTTGTTTGTAAATTGGATATTGAAAAAAAGGAACAGAAGTTTGCAGACGAAACCATCAAATTACTTGTTACAAAAGGTTTAAACCCAAATACAAAAAACAAACGTGGGTTAAGTGCACTTCATATTGCTCTCAATAGAAATCGTATTGATACGATGTCCCAACTCATCACTTTAGGTGCAGATCCTAACCTAACAGACAATAACGGTCTTACCGTTTTACACAAAGCAATCCAAAAGTTTTTATCTTCCCGTGACACCACTCAGTTGGAAAATTACAAGAAGTTAGTACTATTCCTAGTGGAGAGAAGAGCGAATCTAAACCAACAGGATAAATTAGGGAAAACTATACTTTCCGAACTAGCAATCCAGTTTGATCCTGGTAAAAGCGATTCTATTTTGGAATTAGCTAGGGTATTCGTTTTAAACGGCGGAGATACTAAAGTTGAAGACAAAATAGGAAAGTCTCCTCTGGAATATGCTGAGGAAAAAAGAATTCCTGAACTAATTGAGATTTACCGCGGCCTTTAA
- a CDS encoding adenylate/guanylate cyclase domain-containing protein, which translates to MIYGLFGISILFISILYGIFYLYKQNEDKDNIILAYNAELSLLKESLANREKELIDTKSVSEEFSDKLVDSYTQLSDLDGLLREINSASDLKDILNILGHYIREKFKVPHYLLYVYKEELEVLEFFHSNFPEDLSEQVKEEIMGRQIPVSESYTTMYAHAYVRKRKRSFYIKDFESYKTEGVELANKHSANLKSLLIVPLHLRNKFIGTLDLLDYSGIFEVTEQQLNQIKIIADYIAGTIETGYLLNELKQGNITIQKEKENIETNRLKLENLHKFNRKINSFSQIEDITREVFTYLKNNHRVELGFILLVDPKTNSLVPLMEGAEVFNKGLLVTNFLRTFRPVISPNIGSLFRTYLKQKPIYLKKSIKWKQLSNIDTSIVESFKLELFGQIPLVVQGQTIGIICVTRLTREQDWTKDEFAEIISFCEQVAGAIHNANLRRDLEKEREKTLHFIRNILPGDLADELIERGEVAPMEYESVSILFTDFKNFTAAAESLSPEDLIEQLDGCFSQFDDIAVRYNFEKLKTIGDSYMAAGGIPQGNFTHPVDACLFAMEIKAFMTQIKSVKQMLGQDFWEIRIGIHTGPVVAGVVGKTKFAYDVWGDTVNTASRMESSGDAGEINLSETTYDKVKRFFECEYRGKIKAKNKGELGMYFLKRLRPEFSRDLEGMVPNQIFLDLYKNLQIGAKIIYRQTGS; encoded by the coding sequence ATGATATACGGACTTTTCGGAATCTCCATTTTATTTATAAGCATCCTATATGGGATTTTTTATTTATATAAACAAAACGAAGACAAAGATAATATTATTTTAGCATACAATGCAGAACTCAGTTTGTTAAAAGAAAGTTTAGCGAATCGGGAAAAAGAACTAATTGATACAAAGTCTGTTTCAGAAGAATTTTCAGACAAACTCGTTGATTCGTATACACAACTTTCTGATTTAGATGGCCTACTCAGGGAAATAAATTCAGCTTCCGATTTAAAAGATATTCTTAACATCCTTGGACACTATATTCGAGAAAAATTCAAAGTTCCACACTATCTATTGTATGTATACAAAGAAGAACTGGAAGTTTTAGAATTTTTCCATAGTAACTTTCCAGAGGATCTTTCTGAACAAGTAAAAGAAGAAATCATGGGAAGACAAATTCCTGTTTCCGAATCCTATACAACTATGTACGCTCATGCATATGTAAGGAAACGCAAACGAAGTTTTTATATTAAAGATTTTGAATCGTATAAAACCGAAGGAGTCGAACTAGCAAACAAACATTCGGCAAATTTAAAATCTTTATTAATTGTACCTTTACATTTAAGAAACAAATTTATTGGAACCTTAGATTTACTAGATTATTCAGGGATTTTTGAGGTAACCGAACAACAATTAAATCAAATCAAAATTATTGCAGATTACATTGCCGGAACGATTGAAACAGGATATTTATTAAACGAACTCAAACAAGGAAATATAACAATTCAAAAAGAGAAGGAAAATATTGAAACAAATCGATTAAAGTTGGAAAACCTACATAAATTTAATCGAAAGATCAATTCGTTTTCGCAAATCGAAGATATCACAAGAGAGGTATTCACTTATCTAAAGAATAACCATCGAGTAGAACTTGGATTTATCCTTCTTGTAGACCCAAAAACAAATTCTCTAGTTCCACTTATGGAAGGAGCAGAAGTTTTTAATAAAGGGCTTTTAGTTACCAATTTTCTTAGGACATTTCGTCCCGTCATTTCACCTAACATAGGATCTCTTTTTAGAACCTATTTAAAACAAAAACCAATCTACTTAAAAAAATCTATCAAATGGAAACAACTTTCTAATATTGATACTTCCATAGTAGAAAGTTTTAAATTGGAATTATTCGGACAAATTCCGCTTGTGGTCCAAGGACAAACTATAGGGATCATCTGTGTCACACGTCTCACAAGAGAACAAGATTGGACCAAGGATGAATTTGCTGAAATTATTTCTTTCTGCGAGCAAGTGGCCGGTGCCATTCACAATGCGAACCTTAGGCGGGACTTAGAAAAAGAAAGAGAAAAAACTCTACATTTTATCCGAAACATTTTACCTGGAGACCTTGCAGATGAATTGATTGAACGTGGCGAAGTTGCTCCAATGGAATACGAGTCGGTAAGTATCTTATTCACTGACTTCAAAAATTTTACTGCAGCCGCAGAATCTCTTTCCCCAGAAGATCTTATCGAACAATTAGATGGATGTTTCTCACAGTTTGATGACATTGCTGTTCGTTACAATTTTGAAAAACTAAAAACCATTGGTGATTCCTATATGGCGGCTGGTGGGATTCCACAAGGAAATTTTACTCATCCCGTAGATGCATGTCTTTTTGCAATGGAAATCAAAGCTTTTATGACACAAATCAAATCCGTAAAACAAATGTTAGGACAAGATTTTTGGGAAATACGTATTGGAATCCATACAGGGCCTGTAGTAGCAGGCGTTGTTGGTAAAACAAAGTTTGCCTATGATGTTTGGGGTGACACGGTAAATACAGCAAGCAGAATGGAAAGTTCTGGTGATGCGGGTGAAATCAATCTTTCAGAAACCACTTATGATAAAGTAAAACGATTTTTTGAATGCGAATATAGAGGAAAAATAAAAGCAAAAAACAAAGGAGAATTGGGGATGTATTTTTTAAAACGACTCCGTCCGGAATTTTCCAGAGATTTGGAAGGTATGGTTCCTAACCAGATTTTCCTAGATTTATATAAAAACTTACAAATAGGTGCCAAAATCATTTATAGACAAACCGGATCTTAA